In Rhodothermus profundi, the following are encoded in one genomic region:
- a CDS encoding SIR2 family NAD-dependent protein deacylase, with the protein MHRETIAFPPALIERLARARSVAVLTGAGISAESGVPTFRDPGGLWEQFRPEELANVQAFLRNPDLVQRWYAYRRRLVREVAPNPGHYALVELERLVPDFTLITQNVDNLHRRAGSRRVVELHGNLLRSYCIDCGRSAEEVDLEAAAEGRPARCPACGGLIRPDVVWFGEMLPENALAEAYAACERAEVFLSIGTSAVVYPAAGLPLEAKRAGAYVAEINLHPSAIADEVDALLLGKAGELLPALVETVRQARGSS; encoded by the coding sequence ATGCACCGTGAAACCATCGCCTTCCCGCCTGCGCTGATCGAGCGCCTCGCACGTGCGCGTTCGGTGGCCGTGCTGACCGGCGCAGGAATCAGTGCCGAAAGCGGGGTGCCGACGTTTCGCGACCCTGGGGGTCTCTGGGAGCAGTTTCGTCCCGAAGAGCTGGCCAATGTGCAAGCCTTCCTGCGCAATCCCGACCTGGTGCAACGCTGGTACGCCTACCGCCGCCGGCTCGTGCGCGAAGTAGCGCCCAACCCCGGGCATTATGCGCTGGTGGAACTGGAGCGCCTGGTACCTGACTTCACGCTCATCACGCAGAACGTCGACAACCTGCATCGACGAGCCGGCAGCCGACGCGTCGTGGAGCTGCATGGCAACCTGCTGCGCAGCTACTGTATCGACTGCGGCCGCTCGGCCGAGGAAGTGGACCTGGAAGCGGCCGCAGAGGGCCGGCCTGCCCGTTGTCCTGCCTGCGGGGGGCTGATTCGCCCCGATGTGGTCTGGTTTGGCGAAATGCTGCCAGAAAATGCGCTGGCCGAAGCGTACGCGGCCTGCGAGCGGGCCGAGGTTTTCCTGAGCATCGGGACCAGCGCCGTGGTTTATCCGGCGGCCGGGCTGCCCCTCGAAGCCAAACGGGCAGGTGCCTACGTGGCCGAAATCAACCTGCACCCCAGTGCCATCGCCGACGAAGTAGATGCCCTGTTGCTGGGCAAAGCCGGCGAGCTTCTACCGGCACTGGTCGAAACGGTCCGGCAGGCCCGCGGCTCCTCCTGA
- a CDS encoding DUF58 domain-containing protein: protein MIPRELFQKIRRLEVRTRGLVDSLFGGEYHTAFKGQGITFAEVRPYQIGDDVRTIDWNVSARMGTPYVKLFEEEREQTLLLVVDVSGSQGFGLRGRTKRELAAEICAVLGFSALRNHDRVGLLLFSDRIEGFVPPRKGRRHVLRLVRDLYACQPQSIRTDLRVALDYLIRVQRRRAIILLLSDFLDMPDFERPLRALARRHDVVALQLQDPIEQTWPDVGLVALVDAETGRRCWLDTRSKRVRRWLAQHARQQQARLEARFRRLQIDHVRLRTDADYVEPLLAFFHRRNRRRR from the coding sequence ATGATTCCGCGCGAACTGTTTCAGAAAATTCGCCGGCTGGAGGTCCGCACGCGCGGGCTGGTGGATAGCCTGTTTGGAGGCGAGTATCACACGGCTTTTAAAGGGCAGGGCATTACGTTTGCCGAAGTGCGGCCCTACCAGATCGGCGACGATGTGCGCACCATCGACTGGAACGTGTCGGCCCGCATGGGCACGCCCTACGTGAAGCTCTTCGAGGAGGAACGCGAACAGACGCTGCTGCTGGTCGTCGACGTGTCGGGCTCTCAGGGATTTGGGCTGCGCGGGCGCACCAAACGCGAACTGGCCGCTGAGATCTGTGCTGTGCTCGGCTTCAGCGCGCTGCGCAACCACGACCGGGTCGGGCTGCTCCTCTTTTCAGATCGGATCGAAGGATTCGTACCGCCCCGCAAAGGTCGCCGGCACGTGCTTCGGCTCGTGCGCGATCTCTATGCCTGCCAGCCGCAGTCGATCCGCACGGATCTGCGCGTGGCGCTCGACTACCTGATCCGGGTGCAGCGCCGCCGCGCGATTATCCTGCTCCTGAGCGACTTTCTGGATATGCCAGATTTTGAGCGCCCGCTGCGGGCGCTGGCCCGCCGCCACGACGTCGTGGCCCTGCAGCTTCAAGATCCTATCGAACAGACCTGGCCCGACGTCGGGCTTGTCGCGCTGGTCGATGCGGAAACGGGCCGCAGGTGCTGGCTCGACACGCGCAGCAAGCGTGTGCGCCGCTGGCTGGCCCAGCACGCCCGGCAGCAGCAGGCCAGGCTGGAAGCCCGTTTCCGCCGCCTGCAGATCGACCACGTGCGCCTGCGCACCGACGCCGACTACGTGGAACCGCTGCTGGCCTTCTTCCACCGCCGGAACCGTCGCCGCCGATGA
- a CDS encoding ADP-ribosylglycohydrolase family protein → MTEDRMLGALLGTAVGDALGMPVEGLSHTNVRTYYRGIKQYEPDRHRRDLAAGQWTDDTQFTFALTEALTEWLHATDHPAHFDRTLAEQLTVAYVALRPRARRWGPTSRTAIERLAQGIPWTKAGDATHPSNGAAMRAAPLGLWWATVAVSFDQALTFLQAVLGLTHRHPTALVAGIGQAFAVAEVLRTPPEAFAPMVFWQRLLKVVQQAEAALGDASAACSRRLQLLSDHLHDFPLDLQDLCHGTSARADESWPFAVAMFARNPDLLEATLLSAINVGGDADTIGAMVGALLGARHGWHAFPEAWRRELEAADHLEATARAFLQALHAVPLSQNALPDPEQNVE, encoded by the coding sequence ATGACCGAAGACCGAATGCTCGGTGCCCTGCTGGGCACGGCCGTAGGGGATGCGCTGGGCATGCCTGTCGAAGGCCTCAGCCACACAAACGTACGCACCTATTACAGAGGGATCAAGCAGTACGAACCCGACCGGCACCGCCGCGATCTGGCGGCCGGCCAGTGGACCGACGACACGCAGTTCACGTTTGCCCTGACCGAAGCGCTGACCGAATGGCTGCACGCGACCGATCACCCGGCCCATTTCGACCGTACCCTGGCCGAACAGCTGACCGTCGCCTACGTGGCGCTGCGCCCCCGGGCCCGGCGCTGGGGGCCCACCAGCCGAACCGCTATCGAGCGCCTGGCGCAGGGCATCCCCTGGACCAAAGCGGGCGATGCAACGCACCCGTCCAATGGCGCGGCCATGCGGGCGGCTCCGCTGGGCCTCTGGTGGGCTACCGTTGCAGTTTCGTTCGATCAGGCGTTGACGTTTCTCCAGGCGGTTTTGGGCCTCACGCATCGCCATCCCACGGCCCTGGTAGCTGGTATCGGCCAGGCTTTTGCCGTGGCCGAGGTGCTGCGCACCCCGCCAGAAGCGTTTGCCCCTATGGTCTTCTGGCAACGCCTCCTCAAGGTCGTCCAGCAAGCCGAAGCAGCCCTGGGCGATGCCTCGGCTGCCTGCTCTCGCCGCCTGCAACTGCTGAGCGACCACCTGCACGATTTTCCGCTGGACCTCCAGGATCTCTGCCACGGCACCAGTGCCCGGGCCGACGAAAGCTGGCCTTTTGCCGTGGCCATGTTCGCGCGCAACCCCGACCTGCTGGAAGCAACGCTGCTATCGGCCATCAACGTCGGCGGCGACGCCGACACCATAGGAGCTATGGTCGGGGCCCTGCTGGGAGCCCGTCACGGCTGGCACGCCTTTCCCGAAGCCTGGCGCCGCGAGCTGGAAGCGGCCGACCACCTCGAAGCAACCGCCCGCGCCTTCCTCCAGGCCTTGCACGCCGTCCCCCTCTCTCAAAACGCCCTACCAGACCCTGAACAAAACGTTGAATAA
- a CDS encoding heme exporter protein CcmB — MKAWLRGFWAVFEKDIKLELRARYAINMLLLFALGALVVMAFAVGPTPLSARVQAALLWTVLLFAAAVGLGRAFISEEERGTMLLLQLNLRPGAVYAGKLLVNFVLLLALNLVAVGAFTVLLRVKIAWPGLLMLTLVLGSIGLAGATTLLSALIARAAGGRGALLPVLLFPVLVPLLLSAVEATRSALLVAEGWATAADELLTLVGFGGAVITAAVLLFEYIWLD, encoded by the coding sequence ATGAAAGCCTGGCTGCGTGGATTCTGGGCGGTCTTCGAAAAGGATATTAAGCTGGAACTGCGGGCCCGCTACGCCATCAACATGCTGTTGCTGTTTGCGCTGGGCGCGCTAGTAGTGATGGCGTTTGCGGTGGGGCCCACGCCGCTGAGCGCGCGCGTGCAGGCTGCGCTGCTGTGGACAGTCCTGTTGTTTGCGGCGGCTGTGGGGCTGGGCCGGGCTTTCATCAGCGAGGAAGAGCGGGGCACGATGCTGCTTTTGCAGCTTAATCTGCGGCCGGGTGCGGTTTATGCCGGGAAGTTGCTGGTGAATTTTGTGCTGCTGCTGGCGCTGAATCTGGTTGCGGTGGGAGCGTTTACCGTGTTACTGCGAGTGAAAATCGCCTGGCCGGGGCTGCTGATGCTGACGCTTGTGCTGGGGTCGATCGGACTGGCAGGGGCAACAACCCTGCTGAGCGCGCTGATTGCCCGGGCGGCAGGAGGGCGGGGTGCCTTGTTGCCCGTGTTGCTGTTTCCAGTGCTGGTACCGCTATTGCTTTCGGCCGTTGAGGCGACACGCAGCGCGTTGCTGGTGGCTGAGGGATGGGCAACAGCGGCCGATGAATTGCTGACGCTCGTGGGGTTTGGAGGAGCTGTCATTACAGCAGCCGTGCTCCTGTTTGAGTATATCTGGCTCGACTGA
- the ccsA gene encoding cytochrome c biogenesis protein CcsA, which produces MTEPTAPVNLRRYRRIRNAVVVWLTLVIVGAFLLRIPRIHILEHTARNLYFHVPMWFTLMAAALVSAYHSLRYLQSGDPIRDLRAREAARVGIAFGLLGLATGIVWARFTWYLGTSLWWNFDPKQSFVVIQLLIYGAYFVLRGAVEDPEKRGRVAAVYNLFACVTMPFLLYVLPRQMESLHPGAEGSPAFSDITHPIMRLVFYPAVIGFIGLFWVLYTQRVRLALLERRLEMLQATMLEAKS; this is translated from the coding sequence ATGACCGAACCAACTGCCCCTGTGAATCTGCGGCGTTACCGGCGTATTCGGAATGCCGTAGTGGTGTGGCTGACGCTCGTCATCGTGGGCGCTTTCCTGTTGCGCATTCCACGCATTCATATTCTGGAGCATACCGCGCGTAACCTGTATTTTCATGTGCCGATGTGGTTTACGCTGATGGCTGCGGCGCTGGTATCGGCCTATCATTCGTTGCGCTACCTGCAATCAGGCGATCCGATTCGGGATTTGCGGGCACGTGAGGCGGCGCGGGTCGGAATCGCTTTTGGTCTGCTCGGGCTGGCCACTGGAATCGTCTGGGCGCGCTTTACCTGGTATCTGGGCACGTCACTCTGGTGGAATTTCGACCCCAAACAGTCGTTTGTGGTCATTCAACTCCTGATCTACGGCGCGTATTTTGTGTTGCGGGGGGCGGTGGAAGATCCGGAAAAGCGTGGGCGCGTGGCGGCTGTCTACAACCTGTTTGCCTGTGTGACCATGCCCTTTTTGCTGTACGTGTTGCCGCGCCAGATGGAAAGTCTCCATCCGGGCGCCGAAGGTAGCCCGGCGTTCAGTGACATTACGCATCCGATCATGCGGCTGGTATTCTACCCGGCGGTGATCGGATTCATCGGGTTGTTCTGGGTGCTCTACACGCAACGGGTGCGGCTGGCGCTGCTTGAGCGGCGTCTGGAAATGCTGCAAGCCACCATGCTGGAGGCCAAGTCATGA
- a CDS encoding CcmD family protein yields the protein MNLRALSDTTETGLATPYDTVWATASVPTKPPEGIERVMLAEDKLYVVLAVVLIIWFGLIFFVFRTDRKLDRLERTLQERIPEANAGLTP from the coding sequence ATGAATCTGCGAGCCCTGAGCGATACAACCGAAACAGGCCTGGCCACACCCTATGATACGGTCTGGGCCACAGCGTCCGTGCCGACAAAACCTCCAGAGGGCATTGAGCGCGTGATGCTGGCCGAAGACAAGCTTTACGTGGTGCTGGCCGTTGTGCTGATTATCTGGTTCGGATTGATCTTCTTTGTGTTCCGGACCGATCGGAAACTTGATCGGCTGGAACGCACGTTGCAAGAACGTATTCCGGAAGCAAACGCAGGCCTTACGCCATGA
- a CDS encoding cytochrome c maturation protein CcmE domain-containing protein, translating into MNKRLIKTLVGVTLLGGFFTMVMLSFGEKVGGYMSFEEAAASGAEAHVVGQWVPERPVHYDPARNVFSFYMRDAEGVVRRVEYPNLKPANFEDAEQLVVMGRMEGEVFHAREILMKCPSKYNDMRALESSGTPSRTTRMPTLPNE; encoded by the coding sequence ATGAACAAGCGCTTGATAAAAACCCTGGTAGGAGTAACCCTGCTGGGCGGCTTTTTTACCATGGTGATGCTGAGCTTTGGAGAAAAGGTGGGCGGTTACATGAGCTTTGAGGAAGCGGCTGCCAGCGGGGCCGAAGCCCACGTGGTGGGCCAGTGGGTGCCAGAGCGGCCCGTGCATTACGATCCGGCCCGGAACGTGTTTAGTTTCTACATGCGGGATGCGGAAGGGGTAGTGCGCCGCGTCGAATACCCCAATCTCAAGCCGGCCAACTTTGAAGATGCCGAGCAACTGGTGGTGATGGGACGTATGGAGGGGGAGGTGTTTCATGCGCGGGAGATTTTGATGAAGTGTCCCTCCAAGTACAATGACATGCGCGCGCTGGAATCCTCCGGCACACCTTCCCGCACAACCCGCATGCCGACTCTTCCCAATGAATAA
- a CDS encoding VPS10 domain-containing protein, producing MRYLLLLLAFLWIPGWNGQTQTIPTPPHGYDPALFDTLQFRMIGPFRGGRSTAVTGVRGQPLVHYFGGTGGGVWKSTDGGQTWQNVSDGFFGGSIGAIAVSEWDPNVIYVGGGEESIRGNVSHGYGMWKSTDAGKTWTFIGLPDSRHIGDIVIHPRNPDLVYVAVMGHAFGPNKERGVYRSKDGGKTWEQILFVNENTGAVDLAMDPTNPRILYATFWRFRRTPYSFESGGEGSSLWKSTDGGDTWVELTHNPGMPEPPIGKIGITVSADPNRLYAIVEAHEGGVFRSDDGGKTWRRVNDDRNLRQRAWYYSHIVADPKDPDVVYVLNVGFWKSKDGGRTFTRIRTPHGDHHDLWIDPDNPQHMIIADDGGAQVTYDGGKNWTTYYNQPTAQFYRVTTDNVFPYRIYGAQQDNSTVRIYSRSDGPGISERDWEPTAGGESGWLAPDPKDPEIVYGGSYGGYLERYDHRTRQRRRVDIWPDNPMGHGAKDLKYRFNWNFPILFSRHDPNVLYAAANVLFRTTNEGQSWEQISPDLTRNDTTKMGPSGGPITKDNTSVEYYGTIFALAESVHEPGVIWTGSDDGLIYLTRDGGKTWTNVTPPPSIMPEWIQINSIEPDPFNPGGLYVAATMYKWDDFRPYLYKTKDYGRTWEKITNGIAEDHFTRVIRADPERPGLLFAGTESGLYVSFDDGEHWQRFQLNLPIVPITDLAIKGTDLIVATQGRSFWVLDHLEVLRQLTPELARQEVILFKPKDTYRLRGGFRRRPPGGLGENPPAGVVIFFYLKEKPDTATVVKLEILEEDGDVIRTFATNAKKERDRLKVRAGSNKFVWDMRYPDAEGFEGLILWAASLRGPMAPPGTYRVRLTVGDQVQEQTFRLLKDPRSKATDEDLQAQFAFLMEVRDKLSEVHRTIKHIREIRQDIRRVLRRLPDDSTGMALRRQGRAIVQKLTEVEEALYQTRNRAPQDPLNFPIRLNNKLAALMGVVGTGDFRPTDQAVAVKNELVAQIDDWLARYRDVVARELAAFNEAVLALRLPPVAVPAASEE from the coding sequence ATGCGCTACTTACTGCTCCTGCTAGCCTTCCTCTGGATTCCGGGATGGAACGGGCAGACGCAAACGATCCCGACGCCTCCTCATGGGTATGACCCGGCCCTGTTCGACACGCTTCAGTTTCGCATGATTGGCCCCTTTCGAGGGGGACGCTCAACAGCTGTTACAGGAGTGCGCGGCCAGCCACTGGTGCACTACTTTGGAGGAACAGGAGGTGGAGTCTGGAAGAGCACAGACGGCGGACAGACGTGGCAGAACGTTTCGGATGGCTTTTTTGGCGGATCGATCGGGGCTATTGCCGTCAGTGAATGGGATCCCAATGTAATCTACGTGGGAGGAGGAGAGGAGTCGATTCGCGGAAACGTCTCCCATGGATACGGCATGTGGAAATCAACCGATGCCGGCAAAACGTGGACGTTTATCGGACTGCCAGACAGTCGGCACATCGGCGACATTGTGATTCATCCGCGCAATCCTGATCTAGTGTATGTGGCCGTTATGGGGCACGCTTTCGGTCCCAACAAAGAGCGCGGCGTTTATCGGAGCAAAGACGGGGGCAAGACCTGGGAGCAGATCCTGTTTGTAAATGAAAACACAGGGGCCGTTGATCTGGCAATGGATCCTACCAATCCCCGCATCCTGTACGCGACGTTCTGGCGGTTCCGGCGCACGCCGTATAGCTTTGAAAGTGGGGGGGAAGGCTCTAGCCTCTGGAAAAGTACCGACGGAGGCGATACCTGGGTGGAATTAACGCACAACCCGGGCATGCCCGAGCCGCCCATCGGAAAAATCGGCATCACCGTTTCGGCCGATCCCAACCGGCTGTACGCCATTGTCGAAGCACACGAAGGCGGGGTCTTCCGCTCAGACGATGGCGGCAAAACCTGGCGGCGCGTGAACGACGACCGTAACCTGCGCCAGCGGGCCTGGTATTACAGCCATATCGTGGCCGACCCGAAAGACCCGGACGTCGTCTACGTGCTGAACGTCGGCTTCTGGAAGTCAAAGGATGGCGGCCGCACCTTCACGCGCATCCGCACGCCGCACGGCGACCACCACGACCTGTGGATCGACCCGGACAACCCCCAGCATATGATTATCGCCGATGACGGCGGGGCGCAGGTAACCTACGACGGCGGAAAGAACTGGACCACCTACTACAACCAGCCCACAGCCCAGTTCTATCGGGTCACCACCGACAACGTCTTCCCCTACCGCATCTATGGCGCCCAGCAGGACAACTCAACGGTGCGCATCTACAGCCGCTCGGACGGTCCCGGCATTTCCGAACGCGACTGGGAACCGACAGCAGGGGGAGAAAGCGGCTGGCTCGCGCCCGATCCGAAAGATCCCGAAATTGTGTACGGCGGCTCGTACGGAGGCTACCTGGAACGTTACGACCACCGCACCCGCCAGCGACGGCGCGTAGATATCTGGCCCGATAACCCCATGGGACATGGGGCTAAAGACCTGAAATATCGTTTTAACTGGAACTTCCCCATTCTCTTTTCGCGGCACGACCCCAACGTGCTGTATGCGGCTGCCAATGTACTGTTTAGAACCACCAACGAAGGACAGAGCTGGGAACAGATCAGCCCAGATCTTACGCGCAACGACACGACTAAGATGGGGCCATCGGGCGGTCCCATCACCAAAGATAACACCAGCGTAGAATACTACGGGACAATCTTCGCGCTGGCCGAGTCGGTGCATGAACCCGGCGTGATCTGGACCGGATCGGACGATGGCCTGATCTACCTGACGCGCGACGGGGGCAAAACCTGGACGAACGTGACGCCGCCTCCGTCGATCATGCCCGAATGGATTCAGATCAATAGCATCGAACCGGATCCCTTTAATCCAGGTGGCCTGTACGTCGCAGCCACTATGTACAAGTGGGACGACTTTCGTCCCTATCTCTACAAAACAAAAGATTATGGCCGCACCTGGGAGAAAATCACCAATGGGATTGCCGAGGATCACTTTACCCGGGTCATCCGGGCCGATCCGGAACGTCCCGGACTCCTCTTTGCCGGTACCGAAAGCGGCCTGTACGTCTCCTTCGACGATGGAGAACACTGGCAGCGATTCCAGCTCAATCTGCCGATCGTGCCCATCACGGATCTGGCTATCAAGGGTACAGATCTGATTGTGGCCACGCAGGGACGGAGTTTCTGGGTGCTGGATCATCTGGAAGTGCTCCGTCAGCTTACGCCTGAGCTGGCCCGCCAGGAAGTTATTCTGTTTAAACCCAAAGATACCTATCGGCTGCGCGGAGGGTTCAGGCGGCGCCCGCCCGGCGGACTGGGCGAAAACCCACCGGCCGGCGTGGTCATCTTTTTCTATCTGAAAGAAAAACCGGACACGGCTACCGTCGTCAAGCTGGAAATCCTGGAGGAAGATGGCGATGTGATCCGGACGTTTGCGACCAATGCGAAAAAAGAACGGGATCGCTTGAAGGTGCGGGCCGGTAGCAACAAGTTTGTCTGGGATATGCGCTATCCGGACGCCGAGGGCTTCGAAGGGTTGATCCTGTGGGCAGCCAGTCTGCGCGGACCGATGGCCCCGCCGGGCACTTATCGGGTACGCCTCACGGTAGGCGACCAGGTGCAAGAGCAGACCTTCCGTTTGCTCAAAGATCCCCGGAGTAAGGCCACCGATGAAGACCTGCAGGCGCAGTTTGCCTTCCTGATGGAAGTGCGGGATAAGCTTTCGGAAGTGCACCGTACGATAAAGCACATTCGGGAAATTCGGCAGGACATTCGACGGGTGCTCCGGCGCCTGCCAGACGATTCCACCGGCATGGCCCTGCGTCGCCAGGGGCGTGCCATTGTTCAGAAATTGACCGAGGTTGAAGAAGCGCTGTACCAGACCAGGAACCGGGCACCGCAGGACCCGCTGAACTTCCCGATCCGGCTTAACAATAAGCTGGCCGCCCTCATGGGCGTGGTCGGTACAGGCGATTTTCGACCCACGGATCAGGCTGTTGCCGTGAAGAACGAACTGGTGGCCCAGATCGATGACTGGCTGGCCCGCTACCGGGATGTCGTTGCCCGCGAGCTGGCCGCCTTCAATGAGGCGGTGCTGGCGCTGCGGCTGCCCCCCGTGGCTGTGCCGGCCGCCTCTGAAGAATAA
- a CDS encoding 3'(2'),5'-bisphosphate nucleotidase translates to MSRERDVALAAVREAAALCQNIQAAIGPDVLEKRDRSPVTVADFGSQALICRRLAAAFPDDPIMAEEDSTALREPAQAPLLERVVAEVQRLAPEATAETVCAWIDRGNLATYRPRFWTLDPIDGTKGFLRGDQYAIALALLVEGRVRVAALACPNLPLTPATESPRGVVFVAVQGEGAWAYPLEEAGTPLRIQVSATSDPAQAQFCESFESAHSAHDVAAEVAQRLGITKPPRRLDSQAKYALVARGEADLYLRMPTRPGYVEKVWDHAAGALIVAEAGGRVTDIHGRPLRFDQGTALAENRGVVVSNGLLHAAVLEAIAGVGVT, encoded by the coding sequence ATGTCCAGAGAACGTGACGTTGCGCTGGCGGCTGTCCGGGAAGCGGCCGCCTTATGCCAGAATATCCAGGCAGCTATTGGACCGGACGTTTTAGAGAAACGCGATCGGAGTCCGGTTACGGTAGCCGACTTTGGCAGCCAGGCACTTATTTGCCGCCGACTGGCTGCGGCATTTCCTGATGATCCGATTATGGCCGAGGAGGACAGTACGGCGCTGCGTGAACCGGCCCAGGCGCCTCTCCTGGAGCGGGTGGTTGCGGAAGTGCAGCGGTTAGCGCCGGAGGCAACAGCCGAGACCGTGTGTGCGTGGATCGATCGGGGTAACCTGGCCACGTATCGGCCTCGCTTCTGGACGCTGGACCCAATCGATGGCACGAAAGGCTTCCTGCGCGGAGATCAGTATGCCATTGCCCTGGCGCTCCTTGTCGAAGGACGCGTGCGGGTGGCGGCGCTGGCCTGCCCGAACCTGCCGCTTACGCCTGCGACGGAATCGCCCCGCGGGGTGGTTTTTGTAGCGGTGCAGGGGGAGGGGGCCTGGGCCTACCCATTGGAGGAAGCTGGTACTCCCCTGCGCATTCAGGTGAGCGCTACGAGTGATCCGGCCCAGGCGCAGTTCTGCGAGTCCTTCGAATCGGCGCACAGTGCGCACGACGTAGCTGCTGAGGTGGCGCAGCGGCTGGGCATTACAAAGCCGCCCCGACGGCTTGACAGCCAGGCCAAGTATGCGCTGGTAGCCCGCGGAGAAGCCGACCTGTATCTGCGGATGCCCACGCGGCCCGGCTACGTGGAGAAAGTCTGGGATCATGCGGCCGGCGCGCTGATTGTCGCCGAAGCCGGTGGGCGCGTTACGGACATCCACGGGCGACCTCTGCGCTTTGACCAGGGAACAGCACTTGCTGAAAACCGAGGCGTGGTGGTCTCGAACGGCCTGTTGCATGCAGCCGTGCTAGAAGCTATTGCGGGAGTTGGCGTTACGTAA
- a CDS encoding TIGR01458 family HAD-type hydrolase produces the protein MPLPDVLQHIQAFVFDLDGTLYQGDRALPGAAETVQALQAAGYAVCFATNTTTRSRRQLVEKLQRLGFDASPAQVFSPPALAGTFLREQGASAYLLVPEAAYEDFAGVRRDDVNPDFVVVGDLGPAWTFERLNQAFRLIQERGARLIGLGRTRYWQTDTGLQLDAGPFIAALEYATGRPALIFGKPDRRFFAQICTLLNLSPAYVAMVGDDIRTDVEAAMQAGLRGVLVRTGKFRPSDLDGSVQPDLVIDTVAALHP, from the coding sequence ATGCCCCTTCCGGACGTCCTCCAGCACATTCAGGCCTTTGTGTTCGACCTGGACGGCACCCTGTATCAGGGGGACCGGGCCCTGCCCGGCGCCGCCGAAACCGTGCAGGCGCTGCAAGCAGCCGGCTACGCGGTATGCTTTGCCACTAACACTACAACCCGAAGCCGGCGGCAACTGGTTGAAAAACTCCAGCGCCTGGGGTTCGACGCTTCCCCCGCTCAGGTCTTCAGTCCTCCTGCCCTGGCCGGCACTTTTCTGAGGGAACAGGGGGCGTCTGCCTACCTGCTCGTGCCGGAAGCCGCCTACGAAGACTTTGCGGGGGTTCGGCGAGATGACGTAAATCCAGATTTCGTCGTCGTAGGCGATCTGGGACCTGCCTGGACCTTTGAACGCCTCAATCAGGCGTTTCGCCTTATTCAGGAGCGGGGCGCTCGCCTGATCGGCCTGGGTCGCACGCGCTACTGGCAGACTGATACCGGACTGCAGCTTGACGCCGGCCCCTTCATTGCGGCGCTCGAATATGCCACTGGCCGACCAGCTCTGATCTTTGGCAAGCCGGATCGTCGCTTTTTTGCTCAGATCTGCACCCTACTGAACCTCTCCCCTGCCTATGTCGCCATGGTAGGCGACGACATCCGCACCGATGTGGAAGCCGCCATGCAGGCGGGCCTGCGCGGCGTGCTTGTCCGAACCGGTAAATTTCGCCCCTCGGATCTTGATGGATCGGTGCAGCCCGACCTGGTGATCGATACGGTAGCTGCGCTGCACCCGTAA
- a CDS encoding aspartate/glutamate racemase family protein, with protein sequence MKDKIIGVIGGMGPYAGLALVHHIFDQTLAASDQEHLPVVLFSMGDRVPDRSAFLFGKTPENPGRAIAEQIRLAESVGAVVVGIPCNTAHAPPIFQVIQETLARAGSRVRLLHLIDETVRFLREHYPDVRRVGVLSTLATYRLGLYHQALEAAGYEAVMADESVQETIVNRAIFDASYGIKAQSHPVSKIARQSVLTAIEHLRQKNVEAVVLGCTELPLAIPEMELDGLPIIDPSLALARALIRETYPEQLKPL encoded by the coding sequence ATGAAAGATAAAATTATTGGCGTCATTGGCGGAATGGGCCCCTACGCAGGGCTGGCCCTGGTGCACCACATTTTTGACCAGACCCTTGCCGCCTCAGACCAGGAGCACCTGCCCGTCGTGTTGTTTTCAATGGGCGACCGGGTACCCGACCGGAGCGCCTTTCTTTTTGGCAAGACCCCTGAAAATCCGGGCCGCGCCATTGCCGAGCAAATTCGACTGGCTGAATCGGTCGGGGCCGTAGTCGTCGGGATCCCCTGCAACACGGCCCACGCGCCCCCTATCTTCCAGGTAATTCAGGAGACGCTAGCTCGGGCAGGAAGCCGCGTGCGGCTGCTGCACCTTATTGACGAGACCGTGCGCTTCCTGCGCGAGCACTATCCGGACGTACGACGCGTAGGCGTGCTCTCCACGCTGGCTACCTACCGGCTTGGCCTGTATCACCAGGCGCTGGAAGCAGCGGGGTACGAAGCGGTAATGGCTGACGAAAGTGTGCAGGAGACCATCGTCAACCGAGCCATTTTTGACGCTTCCTATGGCATCAAAGCCCAGAGTCATCCCGTCTCCAAGATCGCGCGCCAGAGTGTGCTGACAGCGATTGAGCATCTGCGCCAGAAAAACGTAGAAGCGGTGGTGCTGGGCTGCACCGAGCTGCCGCTGGCCATCCCCGAAATGGAACTCGACGGTCTGCCTATCATTGATCCATCGCTGGCCCTGGCGCGGGCACTAATCCGCGAAACCTATCCGGAACAGCTTAAACCGCTCTGA